One stretch of Kogia breviceps isolate mKogBre1 chromosome 18, mKogBre1 haplotype 1, whole genome shotgun sequence DNA includes these proteins:
- the TRIM28 gene encoding transcription intermediary factor 1-beta: protein MAASAAAAAASAAAAAASGSPGPGEGSAGAEKRAVASSATASASASAAASASASSPAGGGGEALELLEHCGVCRERLRPEREPRLLPCLHSACSACLGPAAPAAANSSGDGGAAGDGAVVDCPVCKQQCFSKDIVENYFMRDSGSKAATDSQDANQCCTSCEDNAPATSYCVECSEPLCETCVEAHQRVKYTKDHTVRSTGPAKSRDGERTVYCNVHKHEPLVLFCESCDTLTCRDCQLNAHKDHQYQFLEDAVRNQRKLLASLVKRLGDKHATLQKNTKEVRSSIRQVSDVQKRVQVDVKMAILQIMKELNKRGRVLVNDAQKVTEGQQERLERQHWTMTKIQKHQEHILRFASWALESDNNTALLLSKKLIYFQLHRALKMIVDPVEPHGEMKFQWDLNAWTKSAEAFGKIVAERPGTNSTGPAPMAPPRAPGPLSKQGSGSSQPMEVQEGYGFGSDDPYSSAEPHVSGVKRSRSSDGEVSGLMRKVPRVSLERLDLDLTADSQPPVFKVFPGSTTEDYNLIVIERGAAAVAAGQPGTAPPGAPGAPPLPGMAIVKEEETEAAIGAPPAATEGPETKPVLMALAEGPGAEGPRLASPSGSTSSGLEVVAPEGTSAPAGGPGALDDSATICRVCQKPGDLVMCNQCEFCFHLDCHLPALQDVPGEEWSCSLCHVLPDLKEEDGSLNLDGGDSTGVVAKLSPANQQKCERVLLALFCHEPCRPLHQLATDSTFSLDQPGGTLDLTLIRARLQEKLSPPYSSPQEFAQDVGRMFKQFNKLTEDKADVQSIIGLQRFFETRMNEAFGDTKFSAVLVEPPPLSLPGAGLSAQDLSSGPGDGP from the exons ATGGCGgcctcggcggcggcggcggcggcctcggcggcggcagcggccgcCTCCGGCAGCCCGGGCCCGGGCGAGGGCTCGGCGGGCGCCGAGAAGCGCGCCGTCGCCTCCTCGGCCACGGCCTCGGCTTCGGCCTCGGCGGCGGCCTCCGCATCGGCATCGTCGCCCGCGGGGGGCGGCGGCGAGGCGTTGGAATTGCTGGAGCACTGCGGCGTGTGCCGGGAGCGCCTGCGGCCCGAGAGGGAACCGCGCCTGCTACCCTGCCTGCACTCGGCCTGCAGCGCGTGCCTCGGGCCCGCGGCGCCTGCCGCCGCCAACAGCTCGGGGGACGGAGGTGCGGCGGGCGACGGCGCTG TGGTGGATTGTCCAGTATGTAAGCAGCAGTGTTTCTCCAAAGATATTGTGGAGAATTACTTCATGCGCGACAGTGGCAGCAAGGCTGCCACCGATTCCCAGGATGCGAATCAG TGCTGCACTAGCTGTGAGGATAATGCCCCGGCCACCAGTTACTGTGTGGAGTGCTCTGAGCCGCTGTGTGAGACGTGTGTGGAGGCGCACCAGCGGGTGAAGTACACCAAGGATCACACTGTGCGTTCCACTG GACCAGCCAAGTCGAGGGACGGTGAGCGCACGGTGTATTGCAACGTGCACAAGCATGAGCCCCTTGTGCTGTTTTGCGAGAGTTGCGACACCCTTACCTGCCGGGACTGCCAGCTCAACGCCCACAAGGACCACCA GTACCAGTTCCTGGAGGATGCTGTGAGGAACCAGCGCAAGCTCCTGGCTTCACTGGTGAAGCGCCTCGGGGACAAGCATGCGACATTGCAGAAGAACACCAAGGAGGTTCGCAGCTC GATCCGCCAGGTGTCTGACGTACAGAAGCGTGTGCAGGTGGACGTGAAGATGGCCATCCTGCAGATCATGAAGGAACTGAACAAGCGGGGCCGTGTGTTGGTTAACGACGCCCAG AAGGTGACTGAGGGGCAGCAGGAGCGCCTGGAGCGCCAGCACTGGACCATGACCAAGATCCAGAAGCACCAGGAGCACATCCTGCGCTTCGCCTCGTGGGCTCTGGAAAGCGACAACAACACCGCCCTGCTCCTCTCCAAGAAGCTG ATCTACTTCCAGCTGCACCGGGCCCTCAAGATGATCGTGGACCCCGTGGAGCCACACGGCGAGATGAAGTTCCAGTGGGACCTCAATGCCTGGACCAAGAGTGCAGAGGCCTTTG GCAAGATCGTGGCAGAGCGTCCTGGCACCAACTCCACAGGCCCCGCACCCATGGCCCCTCCTCGGGCTCCAGGGCCTTTGAGCAAGCAGGGCTCTGGCAGCAGCCAG CCCATGGAGGTGCAGGAAGGCTATGGCTTCGGGTCAG ATGACCCTTACTCGAGTGCAGAGCCCCACGTGTCAGGGGTGAAGCG GTCCCGCTCAAGTGATGGTGAGGTGAGTGGCCTCATGCGTAAGGTGCCACGGGTGAGCCTCGAACGCCTGGACTTGGATCTCACGGCTGACAGCCAGCCACCAGTTTTCAAGGTCTTCCCAGGCAGCACCACTGAGGATTACAACCTCATCGTCATCGAGCGAGGTGCTGCAGCTGTTGCTGCTGGACAGCCTGGGACTGCGCCCCCCGGGGCCCCTGGCGCCCCGCCCCTGCCTGGCATGGCCATCGTCAAG gaggaagaaacagaggctgCCATTGGAGCCCCGCCTGCCGCCACTGAGGGCCCCGAGACCAAACCTGTGTTGATGGCCCTGGCGGAGGGCCCCGGCGCCGAGGGCCCCCGCCTGGCTTCACCCAGTGGCAGCACCAGCTCAGGCCTGGAGGTGGTGGCTCCAGAGGGCACCTCGGCTCCAGCTGGTGGCCCAGGTGCCCTGGATGACAGTGCCACCATCTGCCGTGTCTGCCAGAAGCCAGGTGACCTGGTCATGTGCAACCAGTGCGAATTCTGCTTCCACCTGGATTGCCACCTGCCTGCCCTGCAGGATGTGCCAGG GGAGGAGTGGAGCTGCTCTCTCTGCCACGTGCTGCCCGACCTGAAGGAGGAGGATGGCAGCCTAAACCTGGATGGGGGTGACAGCACTGGTGTGGTGGCCAAGCTCTCGCCAGCCAACCAGCAG AAGTGTGAGCGCGTCCTGCTGGCCCTCTTCTGCCATGAGCCGTGCCGGCCCCTGCACCAGCTGGCTACTGACTCTACCTTCTCCCTG GATCAGCCCGGCGGCACCCTGGACTTGACGCTGATTCGAGCCCGTCTCCAGGAGAAGTTGTCGCCCCCCTACAGCTCCCCCCAGGAGTTTGCCCAGGATGTGGGCCGCATGTTCAAGCAGTTCAACAAGCTGACAGAG GACAAGGCCGACGTGCAGTCCATCATTGGCCTGCAGCGCTTCTTTGAGACTCGTATGAACGAAGCCTTTGGTGACACCAA